A genomic window from Antedon mediterranea chromosome 4, ecAntMedi1.1, whole genome shotgun sequence includes:
- the LOC140047510 gene encoding T-cell leukemia homeobox protein 3-like: MTLKSIDVRRDDNQKITFFKHKEGICRTKMDDRFESSDETDDIPQTGEIKTADKLPFSIKSILSKPDAYKEEEEEMVNRLNRPTFSFIHVPQISLGLSPPSSSANALNCAAAVIRVPAHRPIPSLQIPFPAVFPWMESRRLAKERLTVTRRIGHPYQNRTPPKRKKPRTSFSRLQICELEKRFHRQKYLASAERASLAKALKMTDAQVKTWFQNRRTKWRRQTAEEREAERQAAARFVFNLQHEAMIKQLQEPSTGDAVCVHNSSLNALQSIQPWSSEPMKTSAEEMSCSPPSSPST; encoded by the exons ATGACGTTGAAATCGATTGATGTACGGAGAGACGACaatcaaaaaataactttttttaaacacaaggAAGGAATTTGTCGAACGAAAATGGATGATCGGTTCGAATCTAGCGACGAAACGGACGATATCCCACAAACTGGGGAAATAAAAACTGCAGATAAACTACCATTCAGCATTAAAAGTATTTTAAGTAAACCAGATGCAtataaagaagaagaagaagaaatggTTAACAGATTGAATAGACCAACCTTTTCGTTTATCCATGTACCTCAGATCAGTCTAGGCCTATCACCACCTTCATCTAGTGCCAATGCTTTGAACTGTGCCGCCGCTGTCATTCGTGTTCCTGCACATCGTCCCATTCCCAGCCTCCAGATCCCGTTCCCTGCAGTCTTCCCGTGGATGGAAAGTAGACGTCTAGCAAAAGAAAGACTAACAG TAACTCGTCGGATAGGCCATCCGTATCAAAACAGAACACCACCGAAAAGAAAAAAGCCACGAACTTCATTCTCTAGGCTTCAGATCTGTGAGTTAGAGAAGCGCTTTCACCGGCAGAAGTACCTTGCATCGGCGGAGAGAGCATCGCTAGCAAAGGCTTTGAAAATGACAGATGCCCAAGTAAAAACATGGTTCCAAAATAGAAGAACTAAATGGAG acgTCAGACGGCAGAGGAACGGGAAGCTGAACGACAAGCAGCAGCACGTTTTGTCTTTAATCTCCAACATGAAGCGATGATTAAACAGTTACAGGAGCCCTCTACAGGTGACGCAGTTTGCGTTCACAACAGTTCCTTAAACGCGTTACAAAGTATCCAACCGTGGAGTAGTGAACCCATGAAGACATCAGCTGAAGAAATGTCCTGTTCGCCACCATCATCCCCTTCAACGTGA